One window of Alkaliphilus metalliredigens QYMF genomic DNA carries:
- a CDS encoding CdaR family protein: MSKFNKRNLTPKVLSILFALLMWIYVMGAINPRVTRDLSNIPVDLLYIDELRQEGLVLMDNEEFTVRVRLTGRRDEVYNVSLDQVRVRADLRGFRLGTNNVPVEVTAPNNVDVDYNPRFIRVELEEIVSKQKEVRVEVVGEPAEGYAMGNPQYRPTVVSVEGPESIVNSVEYVRATLNLNGERENVSVSLPLQALNSRGGEVTNVEVKTPYVDVDLQIDQMRTVTVEAVTDIQLAEGYRISNINVTPERVTLRGQADILAEIESIQTAPINISNLQEDRTVEAILVLPEGVTVVGDNDVTVTITVERVAERVFTLERDKVQFRNLANGLVVNQEAIPQTLEVTVTGPEDVVTEIQQENISIIVDLQGLDENEYTIEPIVSLPFNIQTQIDDISLNPTDIQITLSSEIDQ; the protein is encoded by the coding sequence ATGAGTAAATTTAACAAAAGAAACCTAACTCCAAAAGTCCTTTCTATTCTCTTCGCATTATTGATGTGGATCTATGTTATGGGTGCGATTAATCCAAGGGTGACCAGAGACTTAAGTAACATACCTGTAGATCTTTTATATATCGATGAACTGCGGCAAGAAGGACTTGTGCTTATGGACAATGAAGAATTTACTGTCAGAGTTCGTTTAACAGGGAGAAGAGACGAAGTTTATAATGTTTCCCTAGATCAAGTTCGAGTTCGAGCGGATTTAAGGGGCTTTCGATTAGGAACAAACAATGTACCTGTTGAAGTGACAGCTCCTAATAATGTTGATGTAGACTATAATCCTCGTTTTATTCGAGTGGAATTAGAAGAGATTGTAAGTAAACAAAAAGAAGTTAGAGTGGAAGTTGTGGGAGAGCCTGCCGAAGGATATGCAATGGGTAATCCTCAATACAGACCAACTGTTGTATCAGTGGAGGGACCAGAAAGTATTGTCAATTCAGTGGAGTATGTAAGGGCTACATTGAACTTAAATGGAGAACGAGAGAATGTTTCTGTTAGTCTACCGCTACAAGCCTTAAATAGTCGGGGGGGAGAGGTGACAAATGTTGAAGTGAAGACCCCCTATGTAGACGTGGACTTACAGATAGATCAAATGAGAACGGTGACTGTGGAAGCTGTAACAGACATTCAATTGGCTGAAGGATATCGGATCAGCAATATTAATGTGACGCCTGAACGAGTGACCCTTCGGGGACAAGCAGACATACTTGCAGAGATTGAGTCAATCCAGACAGCACCTATTAATATATCTAATCTCCAGGAAGATAGAACAGTGGAAGCTATCTTAGTGTTACCGGAAGGGGTTACCGTGGTAGGAGATAATGATGTAACTGTTACGATTACTGTAGAAAGGGTAGCAGAAAGGGTCTTTACTCTTGAAAGAGATAAAGTGCAGTTTAGAAACCTAGCCAATGGATTAGTGGTAAACCAAGAGGCCATTCCCCAGACATTGGAGGTAACTGTAACCGGTCCAGAGGATGTGGTTACTGAAATTCAGCAAGAAAATATTAGTATTATTGTAGATTTACAAGGGCTTGACGAGAATGAATATACAATTGAACCCATTGTAAGCTTACCTTTTAATATTCAGACACAAATAGATGATATCTCTTTAAATCCTACTGACATTCAAATAACATTGAGTAGTGAAATTGATCAATAG
- the buk gene encoding butyrate kinase, with the protein MKKYILAINPGSTSTKVAIFKGNENVIQKNLSHSPEELEKFEKITEQYELRKEIILAWLSENEIKTEELIAVVGRGGLLRPMPGGTYEVTEAMLKDLNIGIQGEHASNLGGILAKAIADLENISSYIVDPVAVDEFEEIARISGLPEIERRSLGHALNIKAVGHRVASQLDKKFHEMNLVVAHLGGGISVAPVKQGRLVDYNNANEMGPFSPERTGGLPIGDLAKLCFSGKYTFKEIKTKLRGKGGLTGYLESNDARDVEKMIENGDEKAKLIYDAMGYQIAKEIGAMATVLEGKIDAIVLTGGLAYSDRLTGQIKEAIGFMAPVYVHPGEDEMTALNEGVLRVIEGKEAYKIYENEVKVND; encoded by the coding sequence ATGAAAAAATACATATTAGCCATTAACCCAGGTTCAACTTCCACGAAGGTTGCGATTTTCAAAGGGAATGAAAACGTTATCCAAAAGAATTTGAGCCATTCTCCAGAGGAACTTGAAAAATTCGAAAAAATCACAGAGCAATATGAACTTAGAAAAGAAATCATTCTAGCGTGGTTATCAGAGAATGAAATAAAAACAGAAGAGTTAATTGCCGTAGTTGGTAGAGGTGGACTGTTAAGACCGATGCCTGGTGGGACTTATGAAGTAACAGAGGCAATGCTAAAGGATTTAAATATTGGGATTCAAGGAGAACACGCTTCAAACCTTGGTGGGATATTAGCCAAAGCAATTGCAGACTTAGAAAATATTTCGTCATATATTGTAGACCCTGTAGCCGTTGACGAATTTGAAGAGATAGCCAGGATTTCTGGGCTACCTGAGATAGAAAGACGGTCTTTAGGGCATGCTTTGAATATTAAAGCAGTGGGACATCGAGTGGCATCTCAATTAGATAAAAAGTTCCATGAGATGAATTTAGTCGTGGCCCATTTAGGTGGGGGTATCTCAGTGGCACCAGTGAAACAAGGAAGATTGGTTGATTATAATAATGCCAATGAAATGGGACCATTTTCACCTGAGAGAACAGGTGGACTACCAATAGGAGACCTTGCAAAGCTGTGTTTCTCAGGTAAGTATACCTTTAAGGAAATAAAGACAAAGCTAAGAGGCAAAGGTGGCCTAACTGGATATTTAGAAAGCAATGATGCCAGAGATGTAGAGAAGATGATTGAGAATGGTGATGAAAAGGCAAAGCTAATTTATGATGCAATGGGCTACCAAATCGCTAAGGAAATTGGCGCTATGGCAACGGTATTAGAAGGAAAGATTGACGCCATTGTGTTAACAGGTGGATTAGCATACTCTGATAGATTAACAGGACAAATAAAAGAAGCAATTGGCTTTATGGCGCCAGTATATGTTCACCCAGGAGAAGATGAAATGACGGCCTTAAACGAAGGAGTCCTTCGTGTGATAGAAGGAAAAGAAGCTTATAAAATTTATGAAAATGAGGTGAAGGTCAATGATTAG
- a CDS encoding sigma-54 interaction domain-containing protein, translating to MKKELDVILHSTNDAMIAIDILRKITLFNRAAEKITGLKESEVLGKNVEDVVMNTRLPYVLETGESELNRRQHWGDTIIITSRMPVKDEVGHVIGAVAVFRDISEITDLTHEIYQLKEMQCLLEAIFHSTQDAITVCDQHGMGVLINPAYTRLTGLTEKDVIGKPATVDLAEGESVHMRVLKTRKPVKSARLKVGPLNKDVIADAAPIIVDGELRGSVGVLHDLTEISKLNKELMQAKQIIRKLEARYTFEDIIVSNEKMITAIQKAEQAAATPATVLLRGESGTGKELFAHAIHNSSKRKYNQFVRVNCAAISEGLLESELFGYEEGAFTGARKGGKVGLFEEAHGGTIFLDEIGEIPMNTQAKLLRVLQEKEVLRVGATNPIIIDVRVIAATNVHLEKAVELGKFREDLYYRLNVIPINIPPLRQRKKDIHPLVLHLIKKFNEEYGRKVDKVDHGALIRLMEYDWPGNVRELQNYIGRAMLNMKYQEDTLEENHLPKFFDNDQESAASQKQAKDQIEVDEGESLKEAVEKLEKQLILRTLTKSGGNRTQAARVLKVSIRNLYYKMEKYHIEAL from the coding sequence ATGAAAAAAGAGTTGGATGTCATTTTACATAGTACCAATGATGCAATGATTGCCATTGACATTCTTCGGAAAATCACACTCTTTAACCGGGCTGCTGAGAAGATCACCGGGTTAAAGGAGAGCGAAGTATTAGGAAAAAATGTGGAAGACGTGGTAATGAATACCCGTCTTCCTTATGTATTAGAAACAGGTGAATCAGAGTTGAATCGGCGTCAGCATTGGGGAGATACAATCATCATTACCAGTCGAATGCCCGTTAAGGACGAAGTAGGACACGTCATTGGTGCCGTAGCTGTTTTTCGAGATATTAGTGAAATTACAGATTTGACCCATGAGATTTACCAGCTCAAGGAAATGCAATGCCTGTTGGAAGCTATTTTTCATTCCACACAAGATGCCATTACTGTTTGTGATCAGCATGGAATGGGGGTACTGATTAATCCTGCTTATACAAGGTTAACGGGTCTGACAGAAAAGGATGTCATCGGAAAACCAGCTACAGTGGATCTAGCTGAAGGTGAAAGTGTTCATATGAGGGTTTTAAAAACAAGGAAACCTGTGAAAAGTGCTAGACTTAAGGTGGGCCCCCTTAATAAAGATGTGATAGCAGATGCTGCTCCGATTATTGTTGATGGAGAGCTCAGAGGAAGTGTTGGCGTTTTGCATGATTTGACAGAAATTAGCAAATTAAACAAAGAGTTAATGCAAGCAAAGCAGATTATTCGAAAGCTAGAAGCAAGGTATACCTTTGAAGATATTATTGTAAGCAATGAAAAAATGATTACAGCGATTCAAAAGGCAGAGCAAGCGGCTGCCACCCCTGCGACAGTTTTGTTGAGGGGAGAGAGTGGAACGGGAAAAGAACTTTTTGCCCATGCAATTCATAATTCTTCCAAAAGAAAGTATAACCAATTTGTTCGTGTAAATTGTGCCGCCATTAGTGAAGGCTTACTAGAAAGTGAGCTATTTGGGTACGAAGAAGGTGCCTTTACAGGCGCTAGAAAGGGTGGAAAAGTAGGACTGTTTGAAGAAGCCCATGGAGGAACGATTTTTTTAGATGAAATTGGTGAAATACCGATGAATACCCAGGCGAAGCTCCTTAGGGTGTTGCAAGAAAAGGAAGTCTTGCGGGTAGGCGCAACAAATCCAATTATCATTGATGTAAGAGTGATTGCTGCAACCAATGTTCATTTGGAGAAGGCCGTTGAATTGGGGAAATTTAGGGAGGATTTATACTATCGACTGAATGTCATTCCCATAAACATTCCACCTTTGAGGCAAAGAAAGAAAGATATTCACCCACTGGTACTTCATTTAATTAAAAAGTTTAATGAAGAGTATGGGAGAAAAGTAGATAAGGTAGATCATGGAGCCTTAATCAGACTCATGGAATATGATTGGCCAGGAAATGTGAGGGAACTTCAAAACTATATTGGTCGGGCCATGCTAAATATGAAATATCAAGAGGATACCTTAGAAGAAAATCATTTACCAAAATTTTTTGATAACGATCAAGAAAGTGCAGCTAGTCAAAAACAAGCTAAAGATCAAATTGAAGTAGATGAGGGTGAAAGTTTAAAAGAGGCGGTAGAAAAACTGGAAAAGCAGTTGATTTTAAGAACCTTAACAAAATCTGGCGGAAATCGAACCCAAGCTGCAAGGGTATTAAAGGTATCTATCAGAAATCTATATTACAAGATGGAAAAGTATCATATTGAAGCACTATGA
- the cdaA gene encoding diadenylate cyclase CdaA, with amino-acid sequence MLQVLELFRNIGMRDIADMAIVAFVFYKLYMLIRETRAEQLIKGILVLLIATQLSEWLQLHVINWILRNTMTVGLIALLIVFQPEMRRALEYIGRTKFLTKSIIDIEDEEIKNTVEEVVEAVGSLSRQKIGALLVIEKETGLSEVSETGTYLGAKISRALLINIFIPNTPLHDGAVVIRKGDIMAAGCFLPLTENPNLNKELGTRHRAALGMTERSDAIVIVVSEETGAISIAENGKLSRFLDLDDLRRNLMNTYKTETKKQWQLFKGKRGGTG; translated from the coding sequence GTGCTACAAGTTCTGGAGCTATTTAGAAATATAGGAATGAGAGATATAGCAGATATGGCTATTGTAGCCTTTGTTTTTTATAAACTGTATATGCTGATTAGAGAGACAAGGGCTGAACAACTGATAAAAGGAATACTAGTACTGCTCATCGCAACACAGTTAAGTGAGTGGCTGCAATTGCATGTCATTAATTGGATTCTAAGAAACACAATGACCGTTGGATTAATTGCATTGTTGATTGTATTTCAACCTGAGATGAGAAGAGCACTAGAGTATATTGGAAGAACCAAATTTCTAACAAAATCTATTATTGATATAGAGGATGAGGAGATTAAGAACACGGTTGAGGAAGTAGTGGAAGCAGTCGGGTCTTTATCAAGACAAAAAATAGGTGCATTGCTTGTCATTGAAAAGGAAACGGGTTTATCTGAAGTAAGTGAAACGGGAACGTATCTAGGTGCGAAAATATCAAGGGCATTATTAATTAATATATTTATTCCTAACACACCGTTGCATGATGGTGCTGTTGTCATTCGAAAAGGAGATATTATGGCAGCGGGATGTTTTTTACCTCTAACGGAGAATCCTAATTTAAATAAGGAATTGGGCACAAGACATCGTGCAGCCTTGGGAATGACAGAACGTTCCGATGCAATCGTAATTGTTGTATCTGAAGAGACTGGCGCTATTTCTATTGCCGAGAACGGAAAGCTCTCAAGATTTTTGGATTTAGATGACCTAAGAAGAAACTTAATGAATACGTATAAAACGGAAACAAAAAAACAATGGCAGTTATTTAAAGGGAAACGGGGGGGAACAGGATGA